The Pyrenophora tritici-repentis strain M4 chromosome 2, whole genome shotgun sequence genome window below encodes:
- a CDS encoding FabG, Dehydrogenase with different specificities (related to short-chain alcohol dehydrogenase) encodes MTSIQVNDNDLTAVKGKVAVITGGSSGIGLATVELLLSLGALVVNGDIQAPPASISDSLFVQTDVRQWSDLGNLFKATKEKHGKVDYVFANAGVGPRGDFLSLEVDENGDPKQPNVDTIDINLNSVVNTVTLATHYMKTQSEGAIVIMGSSTGLHPVRAIDYSTAKAGVIGFGRSFARLVEVAGLPIRVNTLAPSWTATQVLPNLKDLLAAVSEDCQSPAVVAKVATYLMVDKSRHGDLIFASDGKFTEIEKSILAPAYEKIKGDSLSDDAVLAKVMALAA; translated from the exons ATGACTTCTATCCAGGTCAACGATAACGATCTCACAGCCGTCAAGGGCAAGGTTGCTGTGATAACGG GTGGGTCATCAGGCATCGGCCTCGCCACGGTTGAGCTATTGTTGTCTCTGGGCGCACTAGTTGTGAATGGAGACATTCAGGCACCACCCGCGTCTATATCCGACAGCCTCTTCGTCCAGACTGACGTCAGACAATGGAGCGACCTAGGCAATCTCTTCAAAGCTACCAAGGAAAAGCATGGCAAGGTTGACTATGTGTTTGCCAATGCCGGCGTTGGTCCCCGCGGAGACTTCTTGTCTCTGGAGGTTGACGAGAACGGTGACCCAAAGCAACCAAATGTTGACACCATCGACATCAACTTGAACAGTGTTGTCAACACCGTCACCCTAGCTACTCACTACATGAAGACTCAGAGCGAAGGAGCTATCGTCATCATGGGATCCAGCACTGGCCTACACCCCGTCCGAGCCATCGATTACT CGACGGCCAAGGCTGGTGTGATTGGTTTCGGCAGGAGTTTCGCTCGTCTGGTAGAGGTAGCTGGTCTACCCATCCGTGTCAACACCCTCGCCCCCTCATGGACGGCAACACAAGTCCTGCCCAACCTGAAGGATCTACTCGCCGCAGTCTCAGAGGACTGCCAGTCTCCTGCTGTAGTGGCAAAGGTCGCTACTTACCTAATGGTGGACAAGTCGCGCCACGGTGACCTCATCTTCGCCAGTGATGGCAAATTCACAGAGATTGAGAAATCTATCCTCGCACCTGCATATGAGAAGATCAAGGGTGATTCGCTTAGCGACGATGCAGTCCTCGCAAAGGTCATGGCTCTAGCTGCTTAG
- a CDS encoding Glyco-hydro-61 multi-domain protein yields MKFSTALTVAASLVATTTAHGGVDQYIVGDTTYPGWSPYNSPGSQKSIQRQYSSYDPLVIKDLTTENIRCNNKGALGTGLTGTIAAGAVLKTHWKQWTHRPTSFLVYMAKCPGKCDSFDGSGKVWFKIFEQGLISGTENAGIWAGDAILDTLYASITIPASLAPGDYLIRHELIAVHQANNPQFYPECAQFTVTGSGTASPPSSALVSFPGAYSSTDPGIAFNIDSDAAKKATSYPIPGPAVWNGAGGGASGPATSSVPPVDTPSPTTM; encoded by the exons ATGAAGTTCTCAACGGCACTGACAGTGGCTGCTTCGCTGGTTGCGACTACGACTGCACATGGAGGCGTTGACCAGTACATAGTCGGAGACACAACGTATCCAGG ATGGTCACCATACAACTCACCGGGTAGTCAAAAGAGTATCCAACGACAATACTCATCGTATGACCCCTTGGTCATCAAGGATCTTACA ACTGAAAACATTCGATGCAACAACAAAGGCGCTCTTGGTACTGGTTTGACAGGTACCATAGCCGCAGGAGCTGTTCTCAAGACACACTGGAAGCAATGGACCCATAGACCAACCTCCTTCCTGGTATACATGGCAAAGTGCCCTGGTAAATGTGACAGCTTTGACGGGTCCGGCAAGGTCTGGT TCAAGATCTTCGAGCAAGGTCTGATATCCGGCACTGAGAACGCTGGCATCTGGGCCGGCGATGCCATCCTCGACACTCTCTACGCCAGCATCACTATTCCCGCCTCTCTCGCACCAGGTGACTACCTAATCCGCCACGAGCTCATCGCTGTACATCAAGCAAACAACCCACAGT TCTACCCCGAATGCGCCCAATTCACCGTCACAGGCTCCGGCACCGCCTCCCCTCCTTCCTCCGCCCTTGTATCCTTCCCCGGCGCATACAGCAGCACAGACCCCGGTATCGCATTCAATATCGACTCTGATGCTGCGAAGAAGGCTACGTCGTACCCCATACCCGGTCCTGCTGTTTGGAACGGAGCTGGCGGTGGCGCGAGTGGTCCGGCTACGTCTTCCGTGCCGCCCGTTGATACGCCGAGTCCTACTACTATG TAA